A genomic segment from Pedobacter sp. MC2016-14 encodes:
- a CDS encoding thioredoxin fold domain-containing protein: protein MKKWLTIAWLTTLMVAIGAFFWYNQFVYSLPTPVPSNYRTVNPGEKIPLSDQIRPNNNKPVFLHFFNPDCPCSRFNIDQFKALVKTYQDQLNFAVILMSAKRYKEAEIQSRFGITVPVYTDSTLASTCGVYSTPQAVLIKEDQTLYYRGNYNKSRYCTDMKTNYAKMAIEGIVKHTKLDGLDKYALKAYGCTLPNCEK from the coding sequence ATGAAAAAATGGCTTACTATAGCATGGCTTACTACCCTCATGGTGGCTATCGGTGCATTTTTTTGGTACAATCAATTTGTATACAGCCTACCAACCCCAGTGCCTTCCAATTATCGTACTGTTAATCCCGGAGAGAAAATACCATTGAGTGATCAGATTCGCCCAAACAACAATAAGCCAGTATTCCTTCATTTTTTTAATCCTGATTGTCCTTGTTCCCGCTTTAATATCGATCAGTTTAAAGCTTTAGTAAAAACCTATCAGGATCAGTTGAATTTTGCGGTAATATTGATGTCTGCTAAGCGCTATAAAGAAGCTGAAATTCAAAGCCGATTTGGAATTACAGTACCTGTTTACACAGACAGCACGCTTGCTTCAACCTGTGGTGTGTATTCTACGCCGCAAGCTGTACTTATTAAAGAAGACCAAACACTTTATTACCGCGGAAACTATAATAAAAGCCGTTATTGTACAGATATGAAGACCAATTACGCAAAAATGGCTATTGAAGGGATTGTGAAACATACAAAATTAGATGGCCTTGACAAGTATGCCCTTAAGGCTTATGGTTGCACATTACCAAATTGTGAAAAATAA
- a CDS encoding response regulator has translation MSIHTSDAPLAHITETLEAYHLNVKERSDRLINYFLIAFFITGLVLAGFYDTWTIALGVGGLNLLAYYSVKWALPESNLYQYVLSVCLGIFMAQFIYQMHGMFEMHFFAYIGSAILITYQNWKLQIPMLVFVIVHHMSLNYLQSLGYGEVYFTTFDYLETRTIVFHILLTGVIFFIAGLWGHHFHKYNGTQLSMMAYIQEKKEHQELLEKLNHELKISNQEAVNARLDAEKAAQAKSVFLATMSHEIRTPMNGVLGMTSLLTETSLDEEQKDYVNVINTSGEALLNVINDILDYSKIESGNLDLEETSFDLHKCVEDVIDLFAKRATVQNIDLLCEIDHRLPEVLVGDAFRLRQILINLVSNAMKFTNQGEVHLSVKHLGTYDDVVDILFEIRDTGIGIPEEKLNKLFKPFSQVDSSNTRKYGGTGLGLVISEKLVKLMDGTIKVNSKVNQGTVFAFNIRSVAGLSDTEQYLTVDPVQNAGKKVLIIDDNHTNLRILKGQLEQWSLHPIVCSDPKEALNLLADAEKPDMIITDMQMPEMDGIELARAIRAKNTDVPIILLSSVGDEGKHRNTDLFAAVINKPAKAKQLRKIVNQTLHQQMLNVQDKGGNTNILNVEFAIKYPLQILLVEDHPVNIKLATRILNKLGYEPDLAGNGLEAVEKFDQKTYDLILMDVLMPEMDGLEATQIIRKLAGHQPKIVAMTANVMSEDKNACFSAGMDDYLSKPINIASLLEQLSKTFNEKTQSSPTL, from the coding sequence ATGTCAATACATACATCTGATGCTCCGCTAGCGCACATCACGGAAACACTTGAAGCCTACCATTTAAATGTAAAAGAACGCTCAGACCGGCTGATCAACTATTTTCTTATCGCTTTCTTTATAACAGGACTTGTGCTGGCAGGTTTTTATGATACCTGGACAATTGCTTTAGGCGTAGGTGGACTTAACTTACTTGCTTATTATTCTGTTAAATGGGCACTTCCAGAGTCAAATCTTTACCAATATGTGCTGAGTGTTTGCCTGGGCATTTTTATGGCCCAGTTTATTTACCAGATGCATGGCATGTTTGAAATGCACTTCTTTGCTTATATTGGTAGTGCCATCCTGATTACCTACCAGAACTGGAAGCTTCAAATTCCAATGCTGGTTTTTGTGATTGTCCATCACATGTCGCTCAATTACCTTCAGAGCCTTGGTTATGGTGAAGTATATTTTACCACATTTGATTACCTGGAAACCAGGACTATCGTTTTCCACATACTATTAACCGGGGTTATTTTTTTTATCGCTGGTTTATGGGGGCACCACTTTCACAAATACAATGGTACCCAACTTTCTATGATGGCTTATATCCAGGAAAAAAAGGAACACCAGGAGTTGTTGGAAAAGTTAAACCACGAGCTTAAAATATCTAATCAGGAAGCGGTTAATGCACGTCTGGATGCTGAGAAAGCTGCACAGGCCAAAAGTGTATTCCTGGCCACTATGAGTCATGAGATCCGTACGCCTATGAACGGTGTACTGGGTATGACCTCTCTTTTAACGGAAACCAGTCTCGACGAGGAACAAAAAGACTATGTAAATGTGATCAATACCAGCGGCGAGGCTTTATTAAACGTTATCAACGATATCCTTGACTATTCTAAAATTGAATCGGGCAACCTGGATCTGGAAGAAACCAGTTTTGATCTTCATAAATGTGTAGAAGATGTAATTGATCTCTTTGCTAAGCGTGCAACTGTTCAGAACATAGATCTTCTATGTGAAATTGACCATCGTTTGCCTGAAGTACTTGTGGGAGATGCTTTTCGCTTACGTCAAATTTTGATCAACCTGGTTAGCAACGCCATGAAATTTACCAACCAGGGTGAGGTACATTTGTCTGTTAAACATCTAGGCACTTATGATGACGTGGTAGACATCCTTTTTGAAATCCGTGATACAGGGATCGGGATTCCAGAAGAAAAACTGAATAAGCTATTTAAGCCATTTTCTCAGGTTGACTCTTCAAACACACGCAAGTATGGAGGAACAGGGCTTGGCCTGGTGATTAGTGAGAAATTAGTAAAGCTAATGGATGGCACCATAAAAGTAAACAGCAAGGTTAACCAGGGAACCGTATTTGCTTTTAACATCAGATCTGTAGCTGGCTTATCGGATACTGAACAATATCTTACAGTTGATCCGGTTCAAAATGCGGGTAAAAAAGTGCTGATCATAGACGATAACCATACCAATTTAAGGATACTTAAAGGGCAGCTGGAACAGTGGAGCCTCCATCCTATTGTTTGCAGTGATCCAAAAGAAGCACTTAATCTACTTGCTGATGCTGAAAAACCAGATATGATCATTACCGATATGCAAATGCCCGAAATGGATGGCATAGAACTGGCAAGGGCCATTAGAGCAAAAAACACCGATGTCCCTATTATCTTGTTAAGTTCTGTTGGAGATGAGGGCAAACATAGAAATACTGATCTTTTTGCAGCCGTAATCAATAAACCTGCAAAGGCGAAGCAACTTAGAAAAATCGTTAATCAGACCTTACATCAGCAAATGCTGAATGTCCAGGACAAAGGGGGAAACACCAATATACTTAATGTAGAATTTGCAATTAAATACCCATTGCAAATCCTGCTGGTAGAGGATCATCCGGTAAATATCAAGCTGGCGACAAGGATCCTGAATAAATTAGGGTATGAGCCAGACTTAGCTGGCAATGGTTTAGAAGCAGTTGAAAAGTTTGATCAAAAAACCTACGATTTGATCTTAATGGATGTATTGATGCCAGAAATGGATGGATTGGAAGCCACGCAGATCATTAGAAAACTCGCAGGGCATCAGCCTAAAATTGTGGCCATGACGGCAAATGTAATGTCTGAAGATAAGAATGCCTGTTTTAGTGCAGGGATGGACGATTACTTATCTAAACCGATAAATATTGCTTCACTGCTTGAACAGCTTTCTAAAACCTTTAACGAAAAAACGCAAAGCAGTCCAACACTATAA
- a CDS encoding AraC family transcriptional regulator, translating into MKVLPFTLLVPDDKSVISEQVELPHFYPYLHRHDEFQITWIQKGEGTLVAGNNMHSFQSGDIFMIGANLPHLFKSNPEYFEVDSGKQISACSLYFNPLGKMESLFNLPETRNYKTFLQNNKHGFKIPAAHTAQIAAKLQMVHQSSGAGLLFNFLDLFDNFIAIGDAEPLCPAVYSSDISENEGIRLSNILNYIMQNYHTPITLEHVSDVAYMTPPAFCRYFKKHTGRKFISFLNEVRINEACKNLISGRKADCISGVAYNAGFNSITNFNRVFKSVTGISPKDYIFNYKKVNNTYNLSA; encoded by the coding sequence ATGAAAGTATTACCATTTACGCTGTTAGTGCCTGATGATAAAAGTGTCATATCCGAACAAGTAGAACTTCCTCATTTTTACCCTTATCTACACCGCCACGATGAATTTCAGATTACCTGGATACAGAAGGGAGAAGGGACATTAGTTGCCGGGAATAATATGCATTCCTTTCAATCTGGAGATATTTTTATGATTGGCGCCAACCTACCTCATTTATTTAAAAGTAACCCGGAATATTTTGAGGTTGATAGTGGTAAACAGATTAGTGCATGCTCTTTATATTTTAATCCGCTTGGAAAAATGGAGTCACTTTTTAATCTGCCTGAAACAAGAAACTACAAAACGTTCTTGCAGAACAATAAGCATGGCTTTAAAATACCTGCAGCGCATACGGCGCAAATTGCCGCAAAATTGCAGATGGTGCATCAATCTTCAGGTGCAGGTTTGTTGTTTAATTTTCTGGATTTGTTTGACAACTTTATAGCCATTGGAGATGCTGAGCCACTTTGCCCAGCTGTCTACTCTTCTGATATTTCGGAAAACGAAGGGATCAGGCTAAGCAATATTCTAAACTATATTATGCAGAATTACCATACGCCGATTACGTTGGAACACGTATCTGATGTTGCGTATATGACACCGCCAGCATTTTGCCGTTACTTTAAAAAACATACAGGACGTAAATTTATTTCTTTTCTAAACGAGGTTAGGATTAACGAAGCTTGTAAAAACCTAATTTCGGGTAGGAAAGCGGATTGTATTTCCGGAGTAGCTTATAATGCCGGTTTTAATAGTATCACCAATTTTAACAGGGTATTTAAGAGTGTTACCGGCATTTCGCCTAAAGATTACATCTTCAACTATAAAAAGGTAAATAATACCTATAATTTAAGTGCTTAG
- a CDS encoding trypsin-like serine protease, which yields MNIQFTKVNLIRLCLLLSISSSACSQEKVSTQTFPAIALSNKIDFVDPKFDQPRFSCGFLLKYKADTFAVTAKHLLKHVKNEEMKTLTFANNIKNWSLFPLDQKQELVVTDKLLNENKAALLEDASVYDEDWLLFSIKSNSTHVKPLSARTTPLIPGEKLFVLGWTRKMETGSQRVYEFEYYKTIGNRILLKDVVVPEKFGGLSGGPVIDQQGLVVGLVSGATTDPDTDKKYFSPCSLEGLIKFIDGNRL from the coding sequence ATGAACATTCAGTTTACAAAGGTCAATTTGATCCGTTTATGCCTGCTGTTGTCAATTTCAAGTTCAGCATGCAGCCAGGAGAAAGTATCAACCCAAACATTTCCCGCTATTGCACTCAGCAATAAAATTGATTTTGTTGACCCGAAATTTGATCAGCCAAGGTTTAGCTGTGGCTTTTTGCTGAAATACAAAGCAGATACTTTTGCCGTAACCGCTAAGCATCTGCTAAAACATGTTAAAAATGAGGAAATGAAAACACTCACATTTGCAAACAACATCAAAAACTGGAGTTTATTTCCTTTAGATCAAAAACAGGAGCTAGTAGTTACCGATAAATTGCTCAATGAAAATAAAGCCGCATTACTTGAAGATGCCTCAGTATACGACGAGGACTGGTTGCTGTTTTCTATAAAATCCAACAGCACACATGTTAAACCGCTATCAGCACGTACCACGCCGTTAATCCCTGGTGAAAAACTATTTGTACTGGGCTGGACCCGGAAAATGGAAACCGGAAGCCAACGTGTATATGAATTTGAATACTATAAAACGATAGGCAACCGGATTTTATTGAAGGATGTTGTAGTACCCGAAAAATTCGGCGGATTAAGCGGTGGGCCGGTAATAGATCAACAAGGATTGGTAGTAGGTTTGGTATCCGGAGCTACTACAGATCCAGATACCGATAAAAAATATTTTTCTCCCTGTTCGCTGGAGGGCTTAATAAAATTTATAGACGGAAATAGGTTATAG